The region AGTCATTGGAACAGCTTCAGCTGCTAACCAGAGCTTTTTAAAAGAATTAGGTGCAGATCAAACGATTGATTATAAACAACAACGCTTTGAAGAAGAAGTAGCGGATGTTGATTTAGTTATTGATTTGATTGGTGGCGAAACTCAAGACCGATCTTGGGATGTTATCAAACCGGGTGGGAAGTTAGTCAGTTTAGTTGGTATTCACAATCCGCAAGCGGCGGTCGAGCATGGGGTCCAAGGAATAGATAATCAAGAGAGCCCAACACTGAGCGAACTGGATCAACTAGCCGAATTGATGGCTGAAGGAACAATCAAAACGGAAATCAAAAAGATTTATCCATTGGAAAAGGTACAAGAAGCTGCACTACAAAGCGAGACTGGACATGGACGAGGGCGCATTTTGCTGAAAGTAACAGCTGAGGGATAGTAAACCAAGTTAAAAACTGTCAGGGCAAAAGGAGTAAGCATGCTTTTGCCCTGTTTGATGGGATCAATTAAAAAGTTTCTCAGCTAATGTTAAGAAAGCATCACCATACCGGATAGAAATGAAGACACCGAAAAAGATGAAAGGTGCAAACGGCAGAAAGGTTTGACGTGTGATTTTTTTAAACAGCAAGAGAATACTGGCAAGCAGCAATAGCGATAAAGAAGCGGCAAAAAGGGTAAACAGCATAAGTCTGAAACCCAACAATAAACCAAGCACGCCAAACAGCTTCACATCACCTCCGCCAATGGCTTGATTTGTCAGATAGTATAAGATATAAAACAGACTAAAATAGAAAAGCCCGCTGAATAGATAATAGGAAATCGTGAGCGGATGATACCAAATTCGGCCGATCATTACCAACATGAAGAAAAAAGCCATAAGCGAATCTGGTAATAATCGATAATGCAGATCGGTTATGCTGAAAACCAAGCTAAAAGCAGCCAGCACGTACATTAAAAAAAGGTCTTGCGGCTGTGCAGCAAAAAAAAATGCAATCAGAATAAAAAGCAGCCCGGCCCCAATCTCGATTAAAAGATAATAGAACGAAAATGGAGTGCGGCAATAACGACATCGTCCTTTTTGAAGTAGAAAAGAAAAAATAGGAATCAATTCCATAGGACCAAGCGTATGCTGGCAATGTGTGCAATGAGAAGCAGGTCGGATAATAGATTCTCCTAAAGGAATCCTTAAACCGACGACCATAAAAAAAGAACCAAAACAGCAACCCAGCCAACCAATCAATAAAAAGTATGCAAATTCGAACATCTTTTGATTCACCCAGCTTTCTTGTGTATGCTTTTGTTAGCTATAAGAAATGTACGCAGATTTTAAACAAAACATTATTTTTAAGAAAGTTAATAAAAGAGGGTACATTTTATAGGTAAAAAGTGACAGATATCGCCTCATATTTGACAGTGGAAATATCTGATAAAGCAAATCTTTTTGAGTGTCATAAGCAGGTTGAAATTTTATCGATATGTCAAGTAAGCTTTTCCTTGAGGTATTTTTTATGTTCAAAGTCGCAAGTTTCTGAACAAAATAATTATTTTAAAAAAGTTGTTGCCTTTTATTGACAAAAAAAAAAAGACATGGTATGATTCACAAGGTGCTTTTGTATACAGATTCCTGTCTATCGGTCGTTCTGACTGGTACAAGGGCCAATATTTCCACAAGCAAAGCTGGTTGCGATTTTCAGCA is a window of Carnobacterium mobile DSM 4848 DNA encoding:
- a CDS encoding prepilin peptidase, with translation MFEFAYFLLIGWLGCCFGSFFMVVGLRIPLGESIIRPASHCTHCQHTLGPMELIPIFSFLLQKGRCRYCRTPFSFYYLLIEIGAGLLFILIAFFFAAQPQDLFLMYVLAAFSLVFSITDLHYRLLPDSLMAFFFMLVMIGRIWYHPLTISYYLFSGLFYFSLFYILYYLTNQAIGGGDVKLFGVLGLLLGFRLMLFTLFAASLSLLLLASILLLFKKITRQTFLPFAPFIFFGVFISIRYGDAFLTLAEKLFN